A window from Solea senegalensis isolate Sse05_10M linkage group LG15, IFAPA_SoseM_1, whole genome shotgun sequence encodes these proteins:
- the dlk2 gene encoding protein delta homolog 2 — translation MFVARATAALTLAAFSALSALIAPPCSAQETECRCNVSNSRCDDAGVCRCDPGWDGELCDRCVLMPGCVHGSCQQPWQCSCDVGWAGRFCDKDLSVCSRLRPCQNGASCVTEDSGEYACLCPDSFHGRNCHLKAGPCHQRRSPCKNGGLCEDADGFAAALTCRCLVGFTGPRCETDVDDCLMMPCGNGATCVDGVNRFSCLCPTGFTGRFCTVNTDDCVSQPCVNGGRCLDRAGGFHCLCAPGYTGATCDTPLNCHDGWEGGGGEGGVRHHLTTAEKNYRTNSNGSRHGDRLFRVTVSEHVATSLSDTELAVVLVLAALTLGAVVLTAAFILQGHRRDCGHAPCWTVTSPPTAIQKRWRAQQDEPEQPISFLNATEPEKKKLNTEVV, via the exons aAACTGAGTGTAGATGTAACGTCAGCAACAGTCGCTGTGACGACGCCGGAGTGTGTCG gtgtgACCCTGGTTGGGATGGCGAGCTCTGTGACCGTTGCGTCCTGATGCCCGGCTGCGTCCACGGCTCGTGTCAGCAGCCGTGGCAGTGTAGCTGTGATGTGGGGTGGGCGGGGCGTTTCTGCGACAAAG ATCTGTCCGTGTGCTCGCGGCTGCGTCCGTGTCAGAACGGAGCGTCCTGTGTGACGGAGGACAGTGGCGAGTACGCGTGTCTCTGTCCTGACAGCTTCCACGGACGAAACTGTCATCTGAAGGCGGGGCCGTGTCATCAGAGGAG GTCTCCGTGTAAAAATGGCGGCCTGTGTGAAGACGCAGACGGTTTTGCGGCGGCGTTGACGTGCCGCTGTCTGGTCGGCTTCACGGGACCGCGCTGTGAGACCGACGTGGACGACTGTCTCATGATGCCGTGTGGGAACGGCGCCACCTGTGTGGACGGCGTGAACCGCTTCTCGTGTCTCTGCCCCACCGGCTTCACTGGACGCTTCTGCACCGTCAACACGGACGACTGCGTGAGTCAGCCGTGTGTCAACGGCGGCCGCTGCCTGGACCGCGCCGGAGGCTTCCACTGCCTCTGTGCGCCTGGATACACCGGCGCCACTTGTGACACGCCCCTCAACTGCCACGACGgatgggagggaggaggaggagaaggtggagtCAGACACCACCTTACCACAGCAGAGAAGAACTATAGGACGAACAGTAATGGCAGTCGTCATGGCGACCGGTTGTTCAGGGTGACGGTAAGCGAGCACGTCGCCACCAGTTTATCGGACACCGAGCTTGCCGTCGTGCTGGTGCTGGCGGCGCTGACGCTGGGTGCGGTGGTGCTGACCGCCGCCTTCATACTGCAGGGTCACCGCAGGGACTGTGGacacgccccctgctggaccgTGACCTCGCCGCCAACAGCGATACAGAAAAGATGGCGAGCGCAGCAGGACGAACCGGAGCAGCCAATCAGCTTCCTGAACGCCACCGagccagagaagaagaaactgaaCACGGAGGTcgtatag
- the lrrc73 gene encoding leucine-rich repeat-containing protein 73: MLPASIQITGEMLSAAEVQDICESLKEDGVRLLSVRGCQLSDRDFGRICRSVAESHSLAQLNLNLGVVSCINRTRQLADALKGNRSLQTLFLHGCPLLDAGLVTLNVALSTHPALVSLDLGDCMLGDEALALICGMLPPDGAKSGLRELTLSANPGISFKGWSRLSIAVAHSSQLRVLNLDYNPLGDQIAGMLAVAVASSRTLEVLDLEGTGLSNQSAQVFLDMVENYPTSLRVLVLAENNISPELQQQICDLLSEGEEDDREAPPLRTGPTSRSVLVPIRDKYQPISDKYQPPTWLPHSNSAPQTLMLTSGLGESLLAETEM; this comes from the exons ATGCTTCCTGCCTCCATCCAGATCACAGGGGAGATGCTGTCGGCGGCTGAGGTCCAGGACATCTGTGAGAGTCTGAAGGAGGACGGTGTGAGGCTGCTGTCGGTTCGCGGCTGCCAGCTCTCTGACCGCGACTTTGGACGCATCTGCCGTAGTGTCGCCGAgtctcactcactcgctcagctcaaCCTGAATCTGGGCGTTGTTTCATGCATTAACCGGACTCGTCAGCTGGCTGACGCCCTGAAGGGCAACCGATCCCTGCAGACCCTGTT TCTCCATGGCTGCCCACTGCTGGACGCAGGTCTGGTGACCCTGAATGTGGCACTGTCGACACACCCGGCACTGGTGAGCCTGGATCTGGGAGACTGCATGCTGGGAGACGAGGCGTTGGCTCTAATCTGTGGGATGCTGCCACCCGATGGAGCAAAATCAG GTCTCAGGGAGCTAACGCTAAGTGCTAACCCAGGAATCAGTTTCAAAGGTTGGTCTCGACTCAGCATCGCTGTGGCTCACAGTTCCCAGCTCAGAGTGCTCAACCTGGACTACAACCCACTGG GTGACCAGATTGCTGGGATGTTGGCTGTTGCCGTGGCATCCAGCAGAACCCTGGAGGTGTTGGACCTGGAGGGAACCGGACTGTCGAACCAGTCAGCACAG GTCTTCCTGGACATGGTAGAAAACTACCCGACCAGTCTGCGGGTTCTGGTTCTGGCGGAAAACAACATCAGTCccgagctgcagcagcagatctgTGACCTGCTGTCTGAAGGAGAGGAGGACGACAGAGAAGCCCCACCCCTCCGCACAGGTCCAACCTCCAGGAGTGTCCTGGTGCCAATCAGAGACAAGTACCAACCAATCAGTGACAAGTACCAGCCCCCCACCTGGCTACCACACAGCA ACTCCGCCCCTCAGACACTCATGCTGACGTCAGGTCTAGGTGAGAGCTTATTGGCTGAGACTGAGATGtga